The following proteins come from a genomic window of Gemmatimonas sp.:
- a CDS encoding TonB-dependent receptor yields the protein MFRRILARLVRAGRPVVVACRAWACAPHQGFAPRGVLAAAVLAAAAVATAAGSATTVRAQARPDSARSDSAARRIEGVSVQAIRAGSTAPIAQKTIERAAIAQRQFGQDVPMLLMNAAPSLMAHTETGTPWGYSYLRLRGLDQTRINITIDGVPLNDMEDQVLYFANFADLMSNVQSVQVQRGVGTSTAGTASYAGSINFETMPVARQEAGGDVQVQVGSFGAQRVTAGFNSGLQNGFAAYGRVSALRTNGYRDHSGVAGRTGFLGAGWFGQRDIVKLTALVGQLYDTLSYTGATREQLQQNWRFNPLAPNERDKFGQQLVSLAWSRSLANGGAVNTTVYRNSASGNYDYFELPDRYRFNLAHTWYGVTSVYNVERGALALNTGVNANTYQRAHRGYFQPDTELYDNTGHKQDASGFVKLSYTRGKATWFADGQGRWARFRYEPSDNAGITGRSIDWAFFNPKAGVTYALARGVSAFTSYGLTSREPARNDLFGGEDDLNSGNVEAFGDFTRVRPEQLRDFEAGVNLVRRTFDLSVNVYSMDFRNDIARIGAPTASGSILRRNVGSSFRRGLELDWAYRGLDRVVLAGNATWSTNRIRQFTDSSRGTPVVRRHVEPLLTPRFTSAHRVEVTPASRLWVSVEGRYQSRAFLDNTSSPDRVLPDFYTVDATARLMLGRTSVTLRGQNLGDTRKFGSGAVSSSGRVRYFILPARALFLTAAYEF from the coding sequence GTGTTTCGTCGCATCCTCGCGCGCCTGGTGCGCGCCGGGCGACCTGTGGTTGTCGCGTGTCGCGCATGGGCGTGCGCGCCGCACCAGGGATTCGCCCCCCGTGGCGTTCTGGCCGCTGCCGTTCTGGCTGCCGCCGCAGTCGCCACCGCCGCCGGGTCCGCCACCACGGTCCGCGCTCAGGCGCGCCCCGATTCCGCGAGATCCGACAGCGCGGCCCGGCGCATCGAGGGCGTCTCGGTACAGGCCATTCGTGCCGGCAGTACCGCGCCCATTGCGCAGAAGACCATCGAACGGGCGGCCATCGCACAGCGGCAGTTCGGCCAGGATGTGCCCATGCTGCTCATGAACGCCGCGCCCAGCCTCATGGCCCATACCGAAACCGGCACGCCATGGGGCTACAGCTACCTGCGGTTGCGCGGGCTCGATCAGACGCGCATCAACATCACCATCGATGGCGTGCCGCTCAACGACATGGAGGACCAGGTCCTCTACTTCGCGAATTTTGCCGACCTGATGTCCAACGTCCAGTCGGTGCAGGTGCAGCGCGGCGTGGGCACGAGCACCGCCGGGACGGCGTCGTACGCGGGATCGATCAACTTCGAAACAATGCCGGTAGCGCGCCAGGAGGCCGGCGGTGATGTGCAGGTGCAGGTGGGCAGTTTCGGGGCCCAGCGTGTCACCGCCGGGTTCAACAGCGGCCTGCAGAATGGGTTCGCGGCCTATGGCCGCGTGAGTGCGCTGCGCACCAACGGCTACCGCGACCACAGCGGCGTGGCGGGCCGCACCGGCTTTCTTGGCGCGGGCTGGTTCGGCCAGCGCGACATCGTGAAGCTCACCGCTCTGGTGGGGCAGCTCTACGACACGCTCAGCTACACCGGCGCCACGCGCGAACAGCTGCAGCAGAACTGGCGCTTCAATCCGCTGGCGCCCAACGAGCGGGACAAGTTCGGGCAGCAGTTGGTGTCGCTGGCCTGGTCACGCTCGCTCGCGAACGGCGGGGCGGTAAACACCACCGTCTATCGCAACTCGGCGAGTGGCAACTATGACTATTTCGAACTCCCCGATCGCTACCGCTTCAATCTCGCGCACACCTGGTACGGCGTCACCAGCGTCTACAACGTGGAGCGGGGTGCCCTCGCCCTCAACACGGGAGTGAACGCGAATACGTATCAGCGCGCGCATCGCGGCTACTTCCAGCCCGATACCGAACTGTACGACAACACCGGGCACAAGCAGGACGCGAGCGGCTTCGTGAAGCTGTCGTACACGCGCGGCAAGGCCACCTGGTTCGCCGACGGGCAGGGGCGGTGGGCGCGGTTCCGGTACGAACCGTCGGACAATGCCGGCATCACGGGGCGCAGCATCGACTGGGCCTTCTTCAACCCCAAGGCGGGGGTGACCTACGCCCTCGCGCGCGGCGTGTCGGCATTCACCAGCTACGGCTTGACCAGCCGCGAGCCGGCGCGCAACGACCTGTTCGGCGGCGAGGACGATCTCAACAGCGGCAATGTGGAGGCCTTCGGGGATTTCACGCGCGTGCGCCCCGAACAGCTCCGTGACTTCGAAGCGGGGGTCAACCTCGTGCGGCGCACGTTCGACCTGTCGGTCAACGTCTACAGCATGGACTTCCGCAACGACATCGCGCGCATCGGCGCCCCCACGGCCAGCGGTTCCATTCTGCGCCGCAACGTGGGGAGCAGCTTCCGCCGCGGCCTCGAACTCGACTGGGCGTATCGTGGCCTCGATCGTGTGGTGCTGGCCGGCAACGCGACCTGGAGCACGAATCGCATCCGGCAGTTCACCGATTCGTCGCGGGGCACGCCGGTGGTGCGTCGCCACGTGGAGCCGCTGCTCACCCCGCGCTTCACGAGTGCGCACCGGGTGGAAGTCACGCCGGCGTCGCGGCTGTGGGTGAGCGTGGAGGGGCGCTATCAGAGTCGTGCCTTTCTCGACAACACCAGCAGCCCCGATCGCGTGCTCCCCGACTTCTATACGGTCGATGCCACGGCGCGTCTGATGTTGGGGCGTACGAGCGTCACGCTGCGCGGCCAGAATCTGGGCGATACGCGCAAGTTCGGCAGTGGTGCCGTGAGCAGCAGTGGGCGGGTGCGCTACTTCATCCTTCCCGCGCGCGCGCTGTTCCTCACGGCGGCGTACGAGTTCTGA
- a CDS encoding 2-oxoglutarate dehydrogenase E1 component: MSAITSVFNDGVFAEQFERYRRDPASVDETWRQYFRIAESLFGGPSASAPASQAAGVVETALLAKVAAAASLQQAIRMYGHYAVQLDPLGSPPPGADELHPEFHGLTDADLAQIPGAALGDDRFATAKDVIERKRRVYSGRIGYEVWHLEVNEERNWFRKAFRDGVITRPLTADEKKQVLRRLNEVDGLERFLGRAYQGYKRFSVEGTDSLIPLLDAMVDALGRAGAHEVVIGMAHRGRLNVLTNVMGKPFEALFAEFEGHHDAADENATGDVKYHMGYMGSRTVDGREVKLRLMPNPSHLEVVNPVIEGVVRALQREPGEPGRRNEHVVVPVAIHGDAAFPGEGIVAETLNISHLNAYRTGGTIHIIVNNQVGFTTDPSDARSTYYASDLAKGFEIPIFHVNADDAEACVIAMRLACAYRATFKKDVLIDLVGYRRHGHNEGDEPMYTQPTRTAAIRKHPTVPQVWASRLVAEGVMTAEDAAHVEQEVSQRYAEIHARFKQSLLGSEKHAPWPAEPAEAPRPVATRVAPERLHFINESLLQWPTDFAANPRLAKQLERRRETMGDQGGIEWGHAEALAFGSLLLDGLSVRLTGQDAERGTFSHRHAVLNDVNSGRKYAPLAHLPGAKGAFEVYNSALSETAIMAFEYGYSVIATDTLTLWEAQFGDFVNVAQPIIDQFIVADRAKWGQDSGLVLLLPHGYEGQGPEHSSARLERFLQLCAEGNMTVAYCSTPAQYFHLLRRQALRKDRRPLVCMQPKSLLRLPQAASRLADLVQGGFQAVIDDPMASQQPDDVRRIVFCSGKLYYDLALSPSRNPHVALVRVEELYPWPHEDIQRVVDRYPALEQVVWAQEEPKNQGAWTYVQPRLRASAGAAVGVRYVGRPERASPAEGFADAHQAEQARIVAMVMDTGEVLEGRPVMTATY, translated from the coding sequence ATGTCAGCCATCACGAGTGTCTTCAACGACGGGGTGTTCGCCGAGCAGTTCGAGCGGTACCGTCGCGATCCCGCCAGCGTCGACGAGACGTGGCGTCAATACTTCCGTATCGCCGAGTCGCTGTTTGGCGGTCCCTCGGCGTCGGCACCGGCGAGCCAGGCGGCCGGCGTCGTGGAGACGGCCCTGCTGGCCAAGGTGGCGGCGGCCGCCTCGCTGCAGCAGGCCATCCGCATGTACGGGCATTATGCCGTGCAGCTCGATCCGCTCGGCTCCCCGCCTCCGGGCGCCGACGAACTGCACCCCGAGTTCCACGGCCTCACCGACGCCGATCTGGCGCAGATCCCGGGCGCGGCGCTCGGTGACGATCGCTTCGCCACGGCGAAGGACGTCATCGAACGCAAGCGCCGTGTGTACTCGGGGCGTATCGGTTACGAGGTGTGGCACCTCGAAGTGAACGAAGAGCGGAATTGGTTCCGCAAGGCATTCCGCGACGGTGTCATCACGCGCCCGCTCACGGCCGACGAAAAAAAGCAGGTGTTGCGTCGTCTCAACGAGGTCGACGGGCTCGAGCGCTTCCTCGGACGCGCGTACCAGGGATACAAGCGCTTCTCCGTTGAAGGCACGGATTCGCTCATTCCGCTGCTGGATGCCATGGTGGACGCACTCGGCCGCGCGGGGGCGCACGAAGTGGTGATCGGCATGGCGCACCGCGGCCGGCTCAATGTCCTCACCAACGTGATGGGCAAGCCCTTCGAGGCGCTGTTCGCCGAATTCGAGGGGCATCATGATGCCGCCGATGAGAACGCCACCGGCGATGTGAAGTACCACATGGGCTACATGGGCTCGCGCACGGTCGACGGGCGCGAGGTGAAGCTGCGCCTCATGCCCAATCCGTCGCACCTCGAAGTGGTGAACCCCGTGATCGAAGGCGTCGTGCGCGCGCTGCAGCGCGAGCCGGGCGAGCCCGGACGCCGCAATGAGCACGTGGTGGTGCCGGTGGCCATTCACGGTGACGCGGCCTTCCCGGGCGAGGGCATCGTGGCGGAGACGCTCAACATCTCGCATCTCAACGCGTACCGGACGGGCGGCACGATTCACATCATCGTGAACAATCAGGTGGGCTTCACCACCGACCCGTCGGACGCCCGCTCCACCTATTACGCGTCCGATCTGGCCAAGGGCTTCGAGATTCCCATCTTCCACGTGAACGCGGATGATGCAGAGGCATGCGTCATTGCGATGCGTCTGGCCTGCGCGTACCGTGCCACGTTCAAGAAGGATGTGCTCATCGATCTGGTGGGCTATCGTCGTCACGGGCACAATGAAGGCGACGAGCCGATGTACACGCAGCCCACGCGCACGGCGGCCATTCGCAAGCACCCCACCGTGCCGCAGGTGTGGGCGAGCCGTCTCGTCGCCGAAGGCGTGATGACCGCTGAAGACGCGGCGCACGTGGAGCAGGAGGTCTCGCAGCGCTACGCCGAGATCCACGCGCGCTTCAAGCAGTCGCTCCTGGGCAGCGAGAAGCACGCGCCGTGGCCGGCGGAACCTGCCGAGGCGCCGCGGCCGGTGGCCACCCGGGTCGCGCCCGAACGGTTGCACTTCATCAACGAGTCGCTCCTGCAGTGGCCGACCGATTTTGCCGCCAACCCGCGCCTCGCCAAGCAACTCGAACGTCGTCGGGAAACGATGGGGGACCAGGGGGGAATCGAGTGGGGCCACGCCGAGGCGCTGGCTTTCGGCTCGCTGCTGCTCGACGGCCTGTCGGTGCGCCTCACGGGGCAGGATGCGGAACGCGGCACCTTCTCGCATCGGCACGCGGTGCTCAACGATGTGAACAGCGGGCGCAAGTATGCGCCGCTCGCCCATCTTCCGGGCGCCAAGGGCGCGTTCGAGGTGTACAACTCGGCGCTCTCCGAAACGGCCATCATGGCCTTCGAGTACGGCTACAGCGTCATCGCCACCGATACCCTCACGCTCTGGGAAGCGCAGTTCGGCGATTTCGTGAACGTGGCGCAGCCTATCATCGACCAGTTCATCGTGGCGGACCGGGCGAAGTGGGGGCAGGACAGTGGCCTCGTGCTGCTGTTGCCGCATGGCTACGAAGGGCAGGGGCCCGAACACTCGAGTGCCCGACTCGAGCGGTTCCTGCAGCTGTGCGCCGAAGGGAACATGACCGTGGCCTACTGCAGTACGCCGGCGCAGTATTTCCACCTGCTGCGGCGACAAGCCTTGCGCAAGGATCGTCGACCGCTCGTCTGTATGCAGCCCAAGTCGCTGTTGCGCCTGCCGCAGGCGGCGTCGCGCCTCGCGGATCTCGTGCAGGGTGGCTTCCAGGCCGTCATCGACGATCCCATGGCCTCGCAGCAGCCCGACGACGTACGGCGCATCGTGTTCTGCTCGGGGAAGCTGTACTACGATCTCGCGCTCTCGCCATCACGCAATCCGCACGTGGCGCTCGTGCGGGTGGAAGAGCTGTATCCGTGGCCGCACGAGGACATCCAGCGGGTGGTCGACCGCTATCCGGCACTGGAGCAGGTCGTGTGGGCGCAGGAAGAGCCGAAGAATCAGGGCGCGTGGACCTACGTGCAGCCGCGCCTGCGGGCGAGCGCCGGGGCGGCGGTCGGCGTGCGCTATGTAGGACGGCCGGAGCGGGCGAGTCCGGCAGAAGGATTCGCCGATGCGCACCAGGCGGAGCAGGCCCGTATCGTCGCGATGGTGATGGACACGGGTGAGGTGCTCGAGGGGCGCCCGGTCATGACCGCCACATACTGA
- a CDS encoding DUF2256 domain-containing protein — translation MASPRKITGKRPGAVNGHPDKLCARCGRPFSWRKKWERDWERVRYCSDRCRMGKSAG, via the coding sequence ATGGCATCTCCTCGCAAGATCACCGGCAAGCGGCCAGGGGCAGTGAACGGGCACCCCGACAAGCTGTGCGCGCGCTGTGGCCGGCCGTTCTCGTGGCGCAAGAAATGGGAGCGCGACTGGGAGCGTGTGCGCTACTGCTCTGACCGGTGCCGCATGGGGAAAAGCGCCGGCTGA
- the pnuC gene encoding nicotinamide riboside transporter PnuC, which translates to MTSGDPAVTGTLCTWLSAHGSSCAETFGFVTGVANVWLVTRQSIWSWPLGVLNAVFYMIVFARTGLYSDTGLQVVYFLLSLYGWWHWTRGGAPHAPVVVTRTPASLAVVLGAIVLGTWVLLATITSRIPGAALPWLDAILVAISLVAQWMMTRKLLENWLLWIAVDVAYIGLFVNRGLPLTALLYAVFLCLAALGYVQWRKTLAPAAVG; encoded by the coding sequence ATGACCAGTGGCGACCCTGCGGTGACCGGCACCCTCTGCACGTGGCTCTCCGCGCATGGCTCGTCGTGCGCGGAAACCTTCGGATTCGTCACGGGTGTGGCCAACGTATGGCTCGTGACGCGGCAGAGCATCTGGAGCTGGCCACTGGGCGTGCTGAACGCGGTGTTCTACATGATCGTATTCGCGCGCACGGGGCTCTACAGCGATACCGGGCTGCAGGTGGTGTACTTCCTGCTCTCGCTGTACGGCTGGTGGCACTGGACGCGGGGGGGGGCGCCGCATGCCCCCGTCGTGGTGACACGCACCCCCGCCAGTCTCGCCGTCGTGCTCGGTGCAATCGTGCTCGGCACGTGGGTCCTCCTCGCGACCATCACCTCGCGGATCCCCGGCGCTGCGCTGCCGTGGCTCGATGCGATCCTCGTTGCCATCAGCCTCGTGGCCCAGTGGATGATGACCCGCAAGCTGCTCGAGAACTGGCTGCTGTGGATCGCGGTGGACGTGGCGTACATCGGCCTGTTCGTGAATCGCGGCCTGCCGCTGACCGCGCTGCTGTACGCCGTGTTCTTGTGCCTCGCCGCGCTGGGCTATGTGCAGTGGCGGAAGACGCTGGCACCGGCGGCCGTCGGGTGA
- a CDS encoding GAF domain-containing sensor histidine kinase: MHSPSPPPRLSGGHAAIDPADFPASNQDLLYSDYRKTEELGTLRQVARALAAETDSHKVLETLCQLSMVRGRASGASVAQLSGDNGVYVAVAGKAQALLDISFPLEGTMTGRVAREHRTLSLASPSASSPFFATLLPTLGVGPILLLPLLANQQLFGVLSITRDAGHPLFDDIDEERLGVMADLAALAIWKARLLEEARSADAAKTSLLAMLSHELRTPLTALEGYGELLEDEILGPLTVEQRDVIVRLRTVGRHLGSLIEDILTYASLEADRLTARTAPLRVDELMDSLHPFLEPLAREKGVAFAIELEPALPPLVTDEARLRQILLNLCQNAIKFTEVGAVTVRVSRGSPAADGSPTTRFAVRDTGVGIAATDMQRLFRPFSQLADSATRRARGTGLGLYIARRLATLLGGRIELVSRPGEGSTFTLVLPQQFPTSP; this comes from the coding sequence ATGCACTCGCCATCACCGCCGCCGCGGCTCTCGGGGGGACACGCCGCCATCGACCCCGCCGACTTCCCGGCGAGCAATCAGGACCTCCTCTACTCCGACTATCGAAAGACCGAGGAGCTTGGCACCCTGCGACAGGTGGCCCGCGCGCTCGCCGCCGAGACCGATTCGCACAAGGTGCTGGAGACGTTGTGTCAACTCTCCATGGTCAGGGGACGAGCAAGTGGCGCCTCTGTGGCGCAATTAAGCGGTGATAATGGCGTATATGTAGCCGTCGCCGGCAAGGCCCAGGCGCTCCTCGATATCTCCTTTCCCCTCGAGGGCACGATGACCGGCCGCGTCGCGCGTGAGCATCGTACCCTCTCCCTTGCCAGCCCCAGCGCAAGCTCGCCCTTCTTCGCCACGCTGCTGCCCACGTTGGGCGTGGGGCCAATTCTGCTGTTGCCGCTGCTCGCCAACCAGCAGCTCTTCGGCGTGCTGTCGATCACCAGAGACGCTGGGCATCCGCTCTTCGATGACATTGATGAAGAGCGCCTGGGGGTGATGGCCGACCTCGCCGCGCTGGCGATCTGGAAGGCCCGCCTGCTCGAAGAGGCACGGTCGGCCGATGCGGCCAAGACCAGTCTGCTGGCCATGTTGTCGCACGAACTGCGCACCCCGCTGACCGCGCTGGAAGGCTACGGCGAGCTCCTCGAAGACGAGATCCTTGGCCCGCTGACTGTCGAACAGCGCGATGTGATCGTGCGCCTGCGCACCGTCGGTCGTCACCTCGGCAGCCTCATCGAGGACATCCTCACCTACGCCTCGCTCGAGGCCGACCGGCTGACGGCGCGCACGGCACCGCTCCGGGTGGACGAACTCATGGACTCGCTTCACCCCTTCCTGGAGCCCTTGGCCCGGGAGAAGGGGGTCGCGTTCGCCATCGAGCTCGAACCCGCCCTGCCGCCGCTCGTCACCGACGAGGCCCGGCTTCGGCAGATCCTGCTCAATCTCTGCCAGAACGCCATCAAGTTCACGGAGGTCGGCGCCGTGACCGTGCGCGTGTCACGTGGGTCCCCGGCCGCCGATGGATCGCCCACCACGCGGTTTGCCGTGCGGGATACCGGCGTGGGGATTGCCGCCACGGACATGCAGCGGCTCTTTCGCCCCTTCTCGCAGTTGGCAGACTCCGCGACGCGCCGTGCGCGCGGCACCGGCCTCGGTCTGTATATCGCCAGGCGGCTCGCCACCCTGCTGGGCGGGCGCATCGAGTTGGTCTCGCGCCCCGGTGAGGGGTCGACCTTCACGCTGGTCCTGCCGCAGCAGTTCCCCACCTCCCCCTGA
- a CDS encoding M20/M25/M40 family metallo-hydrolase produces the protein MRPLLTVLTAAALLAPAIATAQPLRPQVDAWRKQHERQILDEAFALLAIPNVASNQDDIAKNAAFLTQAFAKRGVALTPLRAPTGGSPALFGELKTPGATRTVVFYAHYDGQPVAGGGWESEPFVPKLSRYRNSAPTDDVPLPAPGDTIDPEVRIRARSASDDKGPIVAMLAALDAMQALRQRASVNVKFFLEGEEEAGSNHLGDILRTHRALLGADAWLFFDGPVHVSGAPQIVLGVRGVMGAEVTFYGANRALHSGHYGNWSPNPAVAAAHFVAGLRSTDGRILLPGFYDDVPPMSDGERALVNALSATDDSVRRSLGLARTEADNAPLGARIMLPALNVRGIRGGNVGNGASNAVPTSASVSIDFRLVPDQQPARIRAMLEQHLIAHGYTITRDAGAAARSTDRSRLALVTYDSGYTAVRVPSTLASVQAVKRVMTRSYGREPFTLPILGGSLPLFHFVEQLGATVITVPTVNADNSQHAPNENLRVGNLWDAVALMTELMVGLGREWGPRS, from the coding sequence ATGCGCCCACTCCTCACCGTTCTCACCGCCGCCGCGCTCCTCGCGCCCGCCATCGCCACCGCGCAGCCACTTCGTCCGCAGGTGGACGCGTGGCGGAAGCAGCATGAACGCCAGATCCTGGACGAAGCGTTCGCTCTGCTCGCCATCCCCAATGTGGCCAGCAACCAGGACGATATCGCGAAGAACGCCGCGTTTCTTACGCAGGCGTTCGCGAAGCGTGGGGTCGCCCTCACGCCGCTGCGGGCACCCACGGGCGGCAGTCCCGCGCTCTTTGGCGAGCTCAAGACGCCGGGGGCCACGCGCACGGTGGTGTTCTACGCGCACTACGACGGGCAGCCCGTGGCGGGAGGCGGCTGGGAGAGCGAGCCCTTCGTGCCCAAGCTGAGTCGCTATCGCAACAGCGCCCCCACCGATGACGTGCCACTGCCGGCGCCAGGCGACACCATCGATCCCGAGGTGCGCATCCGCGCACGCTCCGCCAGCGATGACAAGGGGCCCATCGTGGCCATGCTGGCGGCGCTCGACGCCATGCAGGCGCTGCGGCAACGGGCGAGCGTGAACGTGAAGTTCTTCCTCGAAGGGGAGGAGGAGGCAGGGTCCAATCACCTTGGCGACATCCTGCGCACGCACCGCGCACTGCTGGGGGCCGACGCGTGGCTGTTCTTCGATGGGCCGGTGCACGTGAGCGGCGCCCCGCAGATCGTACTCGGCGTGCGCGGTGTGATGGGGGCGGAGGTCACCTTCTACGGCGCCAACCGGGCGCTGCACAGCGGCCATTACGGCAACTGGTCGCCCAACCCCGCTGTGGCCGCCGCGCATTTCGTGGCCGGATTGCGCAGCACCGACGGCCGTATCCTGCTGCCCGGCTTCTACGACGATGTGCCCCCCATGTCCGACGGCGAGCGTGCGCTCGTGAACGCCCTCAGTGCCACCGACGACAGCGTGCGTCGCTCACTCGGGCTTGCCCGCACGGAAGCGGACAACGCCCCGCTGGGGGCGCGCATCATGCTGCCCGCGTTGAATGTGCGCGGCATTCGTGGCGGTAACGTGGGGAATGGTGCCAGCAACGCGGTGCCGACCAGTGCGAGCGTGAGCATCGACTTTCGCCTCGTCCCGGACCAGCAGCCGGCACGCATCCGCGCCATGCTCGAGCAGCATCTGATCGCCCATGGCTACACCATCACCCGTGACGCCGGGGCGGCGGCCCGGAGTACCGACCGCAGTCGCCTCGCGCTCGTCACGTACGACAGCGGGTACACGGCCGTGCGGGTGCCGAGCACGTTGGCCAGCGTCCAGGCGGTCAAGCGGGTCATGACGCGGAGCTACGGACGGGAGCCGTTCACCCTCCCCATTCTGGGGGGATCACTGCCGTTGTTTCACTTTGTGGAGCAGCTGGGCGCCACCGTGATCACGGTCCCCACGGTCAATGCCGACAACAGCCAGCACGCCCCCAACGAAAACCTGCGGGTCGGTAACCTGTGGGATGCGGTGGCACTCATGACGGAACTCATGGTCGGCCTGGGACGCGAGTGGGGACCTCGCTCCTGA